One region of Sus scrofa isolate TJ Tabasco breed Duroc chromosome 3, Sscrofa11.1, whole genome shotgun sequence genomic DNA includes:
- the MORN2 gene encoding MORN repeat-containing protein 2 produces MNGFGRLEHFSGAVYEGHFKDNMFHGLGTYTFPTGAKYTGNFNENRVEGEGQYTDIQGLEWCGNFHFKAAPGLRLKLHM; encoded by the exons ATGAATGGTTTTGGAAGACTTGAACATTTTTCAGGAGCAGTATATGAAGGACACTTTAAGGACAATATGTTTCACGGATTGGGGACTTATACATTCCCAACTGGGGCAAAGTACACTGGAAATTTCAATGAAAATAG gGTGGAAGGTGAAGGACAATATACTGATATCCAAGGACTAGAATGGTGTGGTAACTTCCATTTCAAAGCTGCTCCAGGCCTGAGACTAAAGCTGCACATGTAG